The Caldicoprobacter guelmensis genomic interval AATAAAGTGGTTATCGGGCAAGGAGTCATCCAATATAAAAAACCGGTGTTCAAACGTGCCATCGTCGTAGCAATCAAACACCACACCCAGGGTAAACCAGTTGTCTTTGAAGTCATCATAGAACTCGCAGGCTATATAGCTGGTGAATCTACCGCTTCTTAAGTATTTAAATCCGGCATCGCCGTCGTCGCCTATTTCGCCCCACAGGTAGCCTTTGAGCGTCCTGGCGGATTTATCGTTGGCGGCTTTGTTGAAGAAATGGCCGCTGGTGTCCCCAAGCATTAAAAGCTGTATGGCGTCGATTATGGTGGACTTGCCAGCGGCGTTGGCACCCGTCAAAAAGTTTATGGTGTCAAATTCTATAAGCTCCTTCCAGAAGTAGTGCCAGTTGATGAGGAGGAGTTTGGTGAGCTTTTTCATTGTTCCACCTCGCCTCTTATAACGTCTTGCTCCTCGGCTCCATTCAATTCTTGATTAGAGTCCTCTTCTTCGCCGAGGGTTTCGTAGATCCTGCTAATCTTTTCGTTGGTCACCACAAACAATATCGAAGGCAAGATGAGGAGTTTATTGTCTGGTTCCTCCCATTTACCTTCCAGCTTTTGTATGATGTTATAATATGCCAGCTGGTGCAGTGCCTCTGTTATGTCGCGATCAGAAGGCTTCTTTTTTACAAGCCCCAGGGTCAGCATTTTATGGATGACCTGGCCTGTGCTGGTTAGAACCTCTTTCCGAAGGGTCACCTTTTCCCGTTCCTCTTCAAATATAAGGCGGAGTATGAACAGTATGATGGTGGTGTTTCGGTCAAGCCTGACTCGGTTGTACTCGTAACTATTCACAAGGGCGATCACGCCATACTGGCTGTCCTTGTAAAGCGCCCAACCGGAATACCACAGGTATTCGCTAAACAGCGCAAAGTTGCGTTCTATGAAACGATATTCGGGGTTTACGCGCATCATCCCCTCTTTGGCGTCGTAGATGTCCCGTATGATGAATGTACGGGATAAGAGTAGATTTACAAGCCTTCTGAACTCCTCTTTTTCTGAACTGCTCAGCTTCTCGTATTCTTCAACCCACATTGGCCCTGTCCTTTCTTATAAATCTCATGTTAGGGATTCTGTAACCATTATTATATACGTATCCATCCATGAATTCTACCCTGTAAAACATCTTTCGGTCGTGGCCCTTTAAAGTGGCCAGCATGAGGAGTATGAAGGATTCATCATCGGGGAGCGGAATTTCATGGCTGTACACCACATCGAAATCCTTCATCACGTTTCTCATGAAAGCCATAACCCTGGTGTGGTTGTAACTTTTTTTGGCTTTGTCCAGGAATTCCTTCATTATCTCCTCTTCATCCTCGTCCTGAGATGGCGGTAGCTGCAAGGGCGTGCTTTCGAGCTTTTTGTGCCGTGCAGCCCTTACATACAGCGAATTTTCATCTATGTATCTCTGGTGGAACAGCTCCACGGCTTCCTGTAGTCTGGCTATAAGCGTCTCTTGCTTTTGCTGCGGGCTGTCGGCAACCCTCTTTAATATTTCCAC includes:
- a CDS encoding DUF4194 domain-containing protein — encoded protein: MWVEEYEKLSSSEKEEFRRLVNLLLSRTFIIRDIYDAKEGMMRVNPEYRFIERNFALFSEYLWYSGWALYKDSQYGVIALVNSYEYNRVRLDRNTTIILFILRLIFEEEREKVTLRKEVLTSTGQVIHKMLTLGLVKKKPSDRDITEALHQLAYYNIIQKLEGKWEEPDNKLLILPSILFVVTNEKISRIYETLGEEEDSNQELNGAEEQDVIRGEVEQ